One window from the genome of Leucobacter aridicollis encodes:
- a CDS encoding MaoC family dehydratase translates to MTQPMVITEKSDLSAMVGTELGVSEWLRVTQHMIDAFATATGDRQWIHVDSERAAAGPFGTTIAHGFMVLSLLPQFSSQVYEFQGFGARLNYGLDRARFPHPLFVHRRIRDRVTLASATQRATGTLLAFTHEVEADGDSRPVCVAQTLTLLTPGATTGPSN, encoded by the coding sequence ATGACACAGCCAATGGTGATCACTGAGAAATCTGACCTCTCCGCCATGGTCGGCACAGAACTCGGCGTCAGCGAGTGGCTACGCGTCACGCAGCACATGATCGACGCCTTTGCCACCGCGACCGGCGACAGGCAGTGGATCCATGTCGATAGCGAGCGCGCGGCGGCTGGCCCGTTCGGCACGACCATCGCGCATGGCTTCATGGTGCTCTCGCTGCTCCCCCAGTTTTCGAGTCAGGTCTATGAGTTCCAGGGCTTCGGCGCCCGTCTGAACTACGGGCTCGACCGAGCCAGGTTCCCGCATCCGCTCTTCGTACACAGGCGCATCCGCGACAGAGTCACACTTGCGAGCGCGACTCAACGTGCAACGGGAACGCTGCTGGCATTCACCCATGAAGTCGAGGCCGATGGTGATTCGCGTCCCGTCTGCGTCGCTCAGACACTCACCCTTCTCACCCCGGGAGCAACGACGGGCCCCTCCAATTGA
- a CDS encoding acyl-CoA dehydrogenase family protein: protein MHTLSDEEAFLVQTVREFIDREVRPHVRDVEHANEYPERWIEQMKEMGVFGLAVPEQYDGLPVSMPCYARITEELARGWMTLAGAMGGHTVVAKLLTEFGTDEQRERYLPRMATGELRATMALTEPGGGSDLQAITTTAHVDGDSYVINGAKTWITNARRSGLIALLVKTDPAATPQHRGISVVLVEPGPGLEVSRDLPKLGYKGVESCEIVLTDFRTPVGSVLGGDPGRGFAQMMRGLETGRIQVAARAVGVGAAALEDALKYAQERETFGKPIWKHQAIGNYLADMATKLTAARQLTRFAAEKYDAGERSDMEAGMAKLFASEAAMEIALDAVRIHGGYGYSTEYNVERYFRDAPLMIVGEGTNEVQRNVIASQLIRRGGL, encoded by the coding sequence ATGCACACGCTCAGCGACGAAGAGGCGTTCCTCGTTCAGACAGTTCGCGAATTCATTGACCGCGAGGTCCGGCCGCACGTGCGAGACGTCGAACACGCAAACGAGTACCCCGAGCGATGGATCGAACAGATGAAAGAGATGGGGGTGTTCGGACTCGCGGTACCAGAGCAATACGACGGCCTACCAGTGTCGATGCCGTGCTACGCCCGAATCACCGAAGAGCTTGCCCGCGGCTGGATGACACTCGCAGGCGCGATGGGCGGGCACACGGTTGTCGCGAAGCTTCTGACCGAGTTCGGCACCGACGAGCAGCGCGAACGATACCTCCCAAGAATGGCCACGGGCGAGCTCCGAGCAACAATGGCGCTCACCGAGCCCGGGGGCGGGTCCGACCTCCAAGCCATCACGACGACCGCGCACGTTGACGGCGATTCGTATGTCATCAACGGCGCCAAGACTTGGATCACCAACGCACGACGGTCGGGGCTGATCGCTCTCCTCGTCAAGACCGACCCGGCGGCCACACCACAACACCGAGGAATCTCTGTGGTTCTCGTCGAACCCGGGCCCGGCCTCGAAGTGTCACGCGACCTCCCCAAGCTGGGCTACAAGGGAGTCGAAAGCTGCGAGATAGTTCTCACAGACTTTCGAACGCCAGTCGGTTCGGTACTTGGCGGTGACCCCGGCCGGGGTTTCGCGCAGATGATGCGCGGGCTTGAAACTGGGCGAATCCAGGTCGCAGCGCGCGCGGTGGGCGTTGGCGCTGCTGCCCTCGAAGACGCGCTGAAGTACGCCCAGGAGCGTGAGACATTCGGCAAACCGATTTGGAAGCACCAGGCGATCGGCAACTATCTCGCGGACATGGCGACGAAGCTCACTGCAGCACGACAGCTCACCCGGTTCGCGGCCGAAAAGTATGACGCCGGCGAACGCTCCGACATGGAGGCGGGCATGGCAAAGCTCTTTGCTTCTGAGGCAGCCATGGAGATTGCGCTCGACGCCGTGAGAATCCACGGCGGCTACGGGTACTCGACCGAGTACAACGTCGAACGCTACTTCCGGGACGCCCCGCTCATGATCGTCGGCGAGGGCACCAACGAAGTGCAACGTAACGTGATCGCCTCGCAACTGATTCGGCGTGGCGGGCTCTAG
- a CDS encoding DsbA family protein: MAAPHGSNQRQAPSAGVSGGRLLPIAGLFVGAAGAVAAVLGAFAGSVPVYIAVGLGVVAVALGVVSLAQRRRGPAAIGGLVLGAAALVFGIATLVSAAPGQDADLPPQGELGEQAEQGQEEQGEAEAPAGEGLVWPKNMSTGGVVVAGPDAKLLTSEALPDNATPTPRSADELGQPALIQIYLDYRCPYCSVFEDASGEVLSEVLEAEAAAIEIHPLTFLDRASAGSYYSSRTAGAIACLADAQPDAAWATHNAFLAPEFQPTEGQSGHTNDELIAEIERVAGSVSPEARSCISEERFVPVSQALNDWVFANPVPFSGDPGLKVTSVPLVVVKGTPYEGDPSDPAEFREFLSAQGVL; encoded by the coding sequence ATGGCTGCTCCGCATGGATCGAACCAGCGCCAGGCCCCGAGTGCGGGCGTCTCTGGTGGACGACTCTTGCCAATTGCTGGCCTCTTTGTGGGCGCGGCTGGGGCGGTGGCTGCGGTCCTCGGCGCCTTCGCTGGCTCTGTTCCCGTCTACATTGCCGTTGGGCTTGGCGTCGTCGCTGTCGCGCTTGGGGTGGTGTCGCTCGCGCAGCGCCGTCGCGGGCCCGCGGCCATTGGCGGGCTTGTGCTTGGTGCCGCAGCTCTCGTTTTCGGAATTGCGACATTGGTGTCAGCGGCGCCCGGCCAAGACGCAGACCTGCCCCCGCAAGGGGAACTGGGAGAGCAGGCGGAACAGGGCCAGGAAGAGCAGGGCGAGGCGGAGGCCCCGGCGGGTGAAGGTCTCGTCTGGCCAAAGAACATGTCGACAGGGGGAGTTGTTGTCGCGGGCCCCGACGCAAAACTTCTCACGTCCGAGGCGCTCCCCGACAATGCGACGCCGACACCGCGCAGCGCTGACGAGCTTGGGCAGCCGGCGCTCATTCAGATTTATCTCGACTACCGCTGCCCCTACTGCTCGGTGTTTGAAGACGCGAGCGGCGAGGTGCTGAGCGAAGTGCTCGAGGCCGAGGCCGCCGCCATCGAGATCCATCCCCTCACGTTCCTGGACCGGGCCTCGGCTGGGAGTTACTACTCGTCGCGCACGGCAGGCGCGATCGCGTGCCTCGCCGACGCGCAGCCCGACGCGGCGTGGGCGACTCACAATGCGTTTCTCGCTCCAGAGTTCCAACCCACTGAGGGGCAATCCGGCCACACGAACGACGAGCTCATCGCCGAGATCGAGCGCGTCGCCGGCTCCGTGTCTCCTGAAGCGAGATCGTGCATCAGTGAGGAGCGCTTTGTTCCTGTGTCACAGGCGCTCAACGATTGGGTGTTCGCGAACCCGGTCCCGTTCTCCGGCGACCCTGGGCTGAAAGTCACCAGTGTCCCGCTCGTCGTCGTGAAGGGGACGCCCTATGAGGGTGACCCGAGTGACCCGGCTGAGTTCCGAGAGTTCCTCTCCGCCCAAGGCGTGCTCTGA
- a CDS encoding TetR/AcrR family transcriptional regulator C-terminal ligand-binding domain-containing protein, with amino-acid sequence MTLTAPAPAGATVRRGPGRPRDSDMDPQIISAVLGLIDAEEDVTVSRVVERSGVSRAALYRRWPSLTTLIAAALDVGRTVPPELPLEGDLRETLFSSLLGSPASVDASGYSEARFRQRIRLVMADRALQRAYWESHVSRRRGPVERALRAGIERGILRQDLDVEAAFDAIAGAAYYQSIVRGEPLESPDARRRLAAAFEITWRGMVA; translated from the coding sequence GTGACGCTCACCGCGCCAGCCCCTGCCGGGGCCACGGTTCGCCGTGGCCCCGGCAGGCCGCGTGACTCCGACATGGATCCGCAGATCATTTCCGCGGTGCTCGGCCTCATCGACGCCGAGGAAGACGTCACCGTCTCTCGTGTCGTCGAGCGCTCGGGTGTCAGTCGGGCGGCGCTATATCGCCGGTGGCCGTCACTCACGACGCTCATCGCCGCCGCGCTCGACGTCGGGCGGACGGTGCCACCGGAGCTCCCGCTCGAGGGAGACCTCCGGGAGACGCTCTTTAGCTCGCTTCTCGGTTCGCCAGCGTCGGTCGACGCCTCGGGATACTCTGAGGCACGGTTTCGGCAGCGGATCCGCCTCGTCATGGCTGACCGGGCCCTCCAGCGCGCCTACTGGGAGTCGCACGTGAGCCGCCGACGCGGCCCGGTTGAGCGGGCGCTCCGCGCTGGCATCGAGCGCGGGATCCTGCGGCAGGACCTCGACGTCGAGGCCGCGTTCGACGCGATCGCTGGGGCCGCGTACTACCAATCGATCGTGCGCGGCGAACCGCTCGAATCGCCGGACGCCCGGCGCCGGCTCGCCGCGGCGTTCGAGATCACTTGGCGCGGAATGGTCGCGTAG
- a CDS encoding tyrosine-protein phosphatase: MTATLELELSTPVNMRDLGGTPIAGGTLRDGVAIRTDDLATVTPEFAATLVTDGLAAIIDLRSPHEVQVTGRGPLADYPVAYHHLPFMGSIKAPAGDAPELTHELMGEMYVGMIDRAAPLIVTALDIIANATGATAFHCAAGRDRTGVLAACLLLVLGADDDVIVADYAKTGPNMPAIMARTRTAMSAVFEKLGIDPTAFDGAALTDDGMDVSMRILLGSVRERHGDALAPLYAAGLTGDTIAKLRARALGA; this comes from the coding sequence ATGACCGCCACACTCGAGCTCGAGCTCAGCACGCCCGTCAACATGCGCGACCTCGGTGGGACGCCAATCGCTGGGGGCACGCTCCGCGACGGCGTCGCGATCCGGACCGACGATCTCGCGACAGTTACCCCCGAGTTCGCGGCCACGCTCGTGACCGACGGCCTCGCCGCGATCATCGACCTCCGCTCGCCACACGAGGTGCAGGTGACAGGCCGCGGCCCCCTCGCCGACTATCCAGTTGCATACCATCATCTGCCGTTCATGGGTTCGATCAAGGCTCCAGCTGGCGACGCCCCCGAGCTGACGCACGAGCTGATGGGCGAGATGTACGTCGGCATGATCGACCGCGCGGCTCCGCTCATCGTCACTGCGCTCGACATCATCGCGAACGCCACCGGTGCGACAGCGTTTCACTGCGCGGCCGGACGCGACCGCACGGGTGTGCTCGCCGCCTGCCTGCTGCTCGTACTTGGGGCGGACGATGACGTGATCGTCGCCGACTACGCGAAGACGGGACCGAACATGCCCGCAATCATGGCGCGCACTCGTACCGCGATGAGCGCGGTGTTCGAAAAGCTCGGCATCGACCCCACCGCGTTCGACGGCGCGGCGCTCACGGATGATGGGATGGACGTGTCGATGCGGATCCTGCTCGGCTCCGTCCGCGAACGCCACGGCGACGCCCTCGCGCCGCTGTACGCCGCGGGCCTCACGGGCGACACGATCGCGAAGCTCCGCGCACGGGCGCTCGGCGCGTGA
- the phnE gene encoding phosphonate ABC transporter, permease protein PhnE translates to MSTQAPERPKAQQPELPAADRARLEQAVSLPRARFLMGLPVAVIVLIWSFNGAQFNFAKLGEGAVNMGEFLSRLFPPDFSKFGKIVELLIETFQMAVVGTVLGAMLSLIVAFAASSNISPRWLYYPARWIMNVIRSVPDLVFALMFVSAVGLGPFAGILAMTLGSIGSIGKVFAEAMESVDRGPMVAMQAVGASKRQVIQYGVLPQAAPLLVSYTLLLFEGNVRGATILGLVGAGGIGLELTTAMRMYDYGHLSAIIICIIVLVTAIDQGSALIRKKIT, encoded by the coding sequence GTGTCCACGCAGGCGCCTGAGCGCCCGAAAGCACAGCAGCCCGAGCTGCCAGCAGCTGATCGAGCGCGCCTCGAACAGGCGGTCTCGCTCCCCCGCGCCCGATTCCTCATGGGCCTTCCCGTCGCCGTCATCGTGCTCATCTGGTCGTTCAACGGCGCCCAGTTCAACTTCGCGAAACTCGGCGAGGGCGCGGTGAACATGGGAGAGTTCCTCTCGCGGCTGTTCCCGCCCGACTTCTCAAAGTTCGGCAAGATAGTCGAGTTGCTCATCGAGACGTTCCAGATGGCAGTCGTCGGCACCGTGCTCGGCGCGATGCTCTCGCTCATCGTCGCGTTCGCGGCCTCATCGAACATCTCCCCCAGGTGGCTGTACTACCCGGCACGGTGGATCATGAACGTGATCCGTTCGGTGCCCGACCTCGTCTTCGCGCTCATGTTCGTCTCGGCCGTCGGCCTCGGCCCGTTCGCCGGGATTCTCGCGATGACGCTCGGGTCCATTGGCTCCATCGGCAAAGTCTTCGCCGAAGCGATGGAGTCCGTCGATCGCGGGCCCATGGTTGCCATGCAGGCGGTCGGTGCATCCAAGCGCCAGGTGATCCAGTACGGAGTACTGCCGCAGGCAGCCCCACTGCTCGTCTCGTACACGCTGCTGCTCTTCGAAGGCAACGTGCGCGGGGCGACGATCCTCGGCCTTGTCGGCGCTGGTGGCATCGGCCTCGAACTCACCACTGCCATGCGCATGTACGACTACGGCCACCTCAGCGCAATCATCATCTGCATCATCGTGCTCGTCACGGCAATCGACCAGGGCAGCGCCCTCATCAGAAAGAAGATCACATGA
- the phnC gene encoding phosphonate ABC transporter ATP-binding protein has translation MTTAELRQALPLVTVRDLRVAYDEGPNVLDGVELDLFPGEIVALLGSSGSGKSTLMRSLTGFAAISGGQVRVAGHDVTNLRRGELRTLRSEVGQVFQQFNLIPRMSVLTNVLTGALHSAGPINLAYGFTSAHRKRALELLDRVGIAHKAKDQARSLSGGQQQRVAIARALMQQPKLILADEPVASLDPKLADSVLELLREIAVQDGIPVLVSLHVLPLALAHTDRVVGLRHGEMIVSGRTVDLDAERLAPLYADGTASSDGPAGIGATGIVASQEVIPSVHAGA, from the coding sequence ATGACCACAGCCGAATTGCGCCAGGCGCTCCCGCTCGTCACCGTCCGCGACCTACGCGTCGCCTACGACGAGGGCCCGAACGTGCTCGACGGGGTTGAGCTCGACCTCTTCCCTGGAGAGATTGTCGCACTGCTCGGTTCATCTGGCTCGGGCAAGTCCACGCTCATGCGCTCCCTCACCGGGTTCGCGGCGATATCGGGTGGGCAGGTGCGCGTCGCCGGGCACGACGTCACGAACCTGCGACGCGGCGAGCTTCGCACCCTCCGCTCCGAGGTCGGGCAGGTGTTCCAACAGTTCAACCTCATCCCGCGCATGAGCGTGCTCACAAACGTGCTCACCGGCGCCCTGCACAGCGCTGGGCCCATCAATCTCGCCTATGGGTTCACCTCGGCGCATCGCAAACGTGCACTCGAACTGCTCGACCGGGTAGGCATCGCGCACAAGGCCAAGGACCAGGCCCGCTCGCTGAGCGGCGGCCAGCAGCAGCGCGTTGCGATTGCGCGAGCGCTCATGCAGCAGCCGAAACTCATCCTCGCGGACGAGCCGGTCGCGTCCCTCGACCCGAAGCTCGCCGACTCGGTACTCGAGCTGCTGCGAGAGATCGCGGTACAGGACGGGATCCCGGTGCTCGTGAGCCTCCACGTGCTCCCGTTGGCGCTCGCCCACACCGACCGCGTCGTCGGGCTACGCCACGGCGAGATGATCGTGAGCGGCCGCACCGTCGACCTCGACGCGGAGCGACTCGCGCCCCTGTATGCCGACGGGACCGCAAGCTCCGACGGGCCAGCCGGTATAGGCGCCACCGGCATCGTCGCCAGCCAGGAGGTGATCCCGAGTGTCCACGCAGGCGCCTGA
- the phnD gene encoding phosphate/phosphite/phosphonate ABC transporter substrate-binding protein, whose product MFSEFSERLTPRKVTMRRNVITSLGIVGIAALALTGCQAADPTGNDSAAADAPITIATIPMSDDPTAENPVDVLVELLEAETGREVEVTDVPDYLSVVEAIRADHVDIGIMSGFPSALAVNTGEVDALLAWPGDDKPVSTCVVLNNSPVKTPADLKGKTIAFADQASSSGYFMPVSMLHEAGLEQGTDYEAIFAGGHEGSFAALEQGQVDAACTAFMLTEMGAPMFPFEDGEWRAVGESAPMAVMGSVLARQSLDAETRTQLEEALPKVFSAENKERLAGYGGFAGLEPVIAPKPDFFSSFADIAAIAGVELEDLK is encoded by the coding sequence GTGTTCTCGGAATTCTCCGAGCGCCTCACTCCCCGAAAGGTCACCATGCGTCGCAACGTCATCACCTCGCTTGGCATCGTCGGCATCGCCGCACTCGCCCTCACCGGCTGCCAGGCCGCGGACCCCACAGGCAACGATTCAGCCGCCGCAGATGCGCCGATCACGATCGCAACCATTCCCATGTCAGACGACCCGACCGCCGAAAACCCAGTCGACGTGCTTGTCGAGCTGCTCGAGGCTGAGACTGGCCGCGAAGTTGAGGTCACCGATGTGCCCGACTACCTCTCAGTCGTCGAGGCAATTCGTGCGGACCACGTCGACATCGGCATCATGAGCGGGTTCCCCTCCGCCCTCGCGGTGAACACCGGCGAGGTGGATGCACTGCTCGCGTGGCCAGGCGACGACAAGCCCGTCTCGACATGCGTCGTGCTGAACAACTCGCCAGTCAAGACGCCCGCCGATCTCAAGGGCAAGACGATCGCGTTCGCCGACCAGGCGTCGAGCTCCGGCTACTTCATGCCCGTGTCGATGCTTCACGAGGCTGGCCTCGAGCAGGGCACCGACTACGAGGCGATCTTCGCGGGCGGCCACGAAGGCAGCTTCGCTGCCCTCGAGCAGGGCCAGGTCGACGCGGCGTGCACCGCGTTCATGCTCACCGAGATGGGCGCACCCATGTTCCCGTTCGAGGACGGCGAGTGGCGCGCGGTCGGCGAGAGCGCGCCGATGGCAGTCATGGGGTCGGTACTCGCGCGCCAGTCGCTCGACGCAGAGACACGCACCCAGCTCGAAGAAGCGCTACCCAAGGTGTTTTCCGCAGAGAACAAGGAGCGCCTCGCAGGCTACGGCGGCTTCGCCGGGCTCGAGCCGGTGATCGCCCCGAAGCCCGACTTCTTCTCATCCTTCGCCGACATCGCAGCGATCGCTGGCGTCGAACTCGAGGATCTCAAGTGA
- a CDS encoding acyl-CoA thioesterase, protein MTDRHPKLSTPWGLTQTTAPGARDGSFEAWTGRTVATPWPAAYGGDLSVGALAAAVRSAAAGQLPHSMQIAFLLPGDRDRTLSYVVERVRDGFRYANRSVRLVQSNREIAAATVLLRAPRPGEAPAANVPGVEGLPDPESLPTAAEAIAARGPLSAAAGDPAPLDTYWAEARALDTRHIDPPLYGETVQPRTTNRVWVRFTGSEPAQRELLATPEGRIALVAYIADDTILEPAAAALGHGWLAPGMFSTTVQQNIWFHSDFSPSDWLLFSQRLVSTTGDHVVCQGEIVTRDGALVATVIQEGIVRVRPAASESRSAS, encoded by the coding sequence ATGACCGACCGCCACCCGAAGCTTTCGACCCCGTGGGGGCTCACGCAGACCACAGCTCCGGGTGCACGCGACGGCTCGTTCGAGGCGTGGACCGGCCGCACGGTCGCGACCCCGTGGCCAGCGGCCTACGGCGGCGATCTCTCCGTTGGGGCACTCGCAGCAGCGGTACGCTCAGCCGCAGCGGGGCAGCTGCCACACAGCATGCAGATCGCGTTCCTCCTCCCAGGTGACCGCGACCGCACACTCAGCTACGTCGTCGAGCGGGTGCGCGACGGGTTCAGGTATGCGAACCGATCGGTTCGACTGGTTCAGAGCAACAGAGAGATCGCCGCCGCAACCGTGCTGCTTCGTGCGCCGCGCCCGGGCGAGGCACCGGCCGCGAACGTGCCGGGTGTCGAGGGCCTCCCCGACCCCGAGTCGCTCCCCACCGCTGCCGAGGCAATCGCGGCGCGCGGGCCGCTCTCGGCGGCGGCCGGCGACCCCGCACCGCTCGACACCTACTGGGCCGAGGCACGCGCGCTCGACACCAGGCATATTGACCCGCCCCTGTATGGCGAAACCGTGCAGCCGCGCACCACGAATCGGGTGTGGGTGCGGTTCACGGGCAGCGAACCAGCACAGCGGGAACTGCTCGCGACGCCGGAGGGCCGCATCGCTCTCGTCGCCTACATCGCCGACGACACGATCCTCGAACCAGCCGCCGCAGCGCTCGGGCACGGCTGGCTCGCGCCAGGCATGTTCTCGACGACAGTGCAGCAGAACATCTGGTTTCACTCCGACTTCTCCCCGTCCGACTGGCTACTGTTCTCGCAGCGCCTCGTGAGCACAACCGGCGACCACGTCGTGTGTCAGGGCGAGATCGTCACGCGCGACGGTGCTCTCGTCGCCACAGTCATACAGGAGGGGATCGTGCGGGTGCGCCCAGCTGCCAGCGAGTCACGCTCAGCCTCGTAG
- a CDS encoding glycerol-3-phosphate dehydrogenase/oxidase, protein MFEPLPGDVNRASRARALAHLAEHEVDVLVIGGGVTGAGIALDAATRGLSTALVEAKDLASGTSGFSSKLVHGGLRYLAQGDVALAWESAVEREALMRRIAPHLVTPTAFLVPRFAHHRGGEGAAVRDGRAAQRPGSGADPGTETGTDTSPGAAGRSPLDGRLGDALSETGIRIADAFRAASGLPDRVLPKPKRVSAREALLLAPTLKEDGLRGGLVYWDGAVEDDTRLVVALARTAARHGAHIATGCRVAQATDREALVVADDGAGNPSGEGTELRVRARAVINATGVWAAELTPAVDLAPSRGTHLVFRSEVFGNPRAVITAPVPGHFGRYVFVLPQANGLSYLGLTDEPALGADGYAPGVPEGDIDFLLSVASESLAVPLTRADMLSAYSGLRPLVRSVSRTGGVSERPSASASRQHLVLDAPGTPITVTGGKLTVYRKMAEDAVDAAVRRLGRSPAELPAVTKRVPLIGSPGSEHGPRGAAAARRRPSPAAALRESARAASAVWPVSDGATVSRLARVYGWEAERVAALAAVHPELAAEVAPGAGITRAEFAFGILAEGAATSADLLARRTRLALDPRLAADAEATAEQLLDSFA, encoded by the coding sequence ATGTTCGAACCACTCCCCGGAGATGTGAACCGAGCAAGTCGCGCCCGCGCGCTTGCCCACCTCGCTGAGCACGAGGTCGACGTGCTGGTAATCGGTGGCGGCGTGACCGGCGCTGGCATCGCGCTCGACGCCGCGACCCGCGGACTCTCGACAGCCCTCGTCGAGGCGAAGGATCTCGCGAGCGGCACGAGCGGCTTCAGCTCGAAGCTCGTTCACGGCGGACTGCGATACCTCGCGCAGGGCGACGTCGCGCTCGCCTGGGAGTCGGCCGTCGAGCGAGAGGCGCTCATGCGGCGCATCGCGCCCCACCTCGTCACCCCCACGGCGTTCCTCGTGCCGAGGTTCGCGCACCACCGTGGAGGTGAAGGCGCCGCGGTAAGAGACGGTCGCGCCGCCCAGCGCCCTGGCTCGGGCGCTGATCCCGGGACTGAGACCGGGACTGACACCAGCCCCGGCGCCGCGGGCCGCAGCCCGCTCGACGGCAGGCTCGGCGACGCCCTCTCGGAGACTGGAATCAGGATCGCTGACGCGTTCCGCGCAGCAAGCGGCCTCCCCGATCGGGTACTCCCGAAGCCGAAGCGCGTGAGCGCACGGGAAGCGCTGCTCCTTGCGCCAACGCTCAAGGAGGACGGGCTCCGTGGCGGGCTCGTGTACTGGGACGGCGCAGTCGAGGACGACACGCGGCTCGTCGTCGCGCTCGCCCGCACCGCGGCACGGCACGGCGCGCACATCGCGACAGGCTGCCGCGTCGCCCAGGCGACAGACAGGGAGGCGTTGGTCGTGGCCGACGACGGCGCGGGGAACCCATCGGGCGAGGGCACCGAGCTCCGCGTCCGAGCGCGCGCCGTCATCAACGCGACAGGCGTCTGGGCAGCTGAGCTCACGCCGGCCGTCGACCTCGCCCCGAGCCGCGGAACACACCTCGTGTTCAGGTCAGAAGTCTTCGGCAACCCCAGAGCGGTCATCACCGCCCCAGTCCCGGGCCACTTCGGGCGGTACGTGTTTGTGCTGCCGCAGGCAAACGGGCTCTCCTACCTTGGGCTCACCGACGAGCCCGCGCTGGGCGCCGACGGCTACGCCCCCGGCGTGCCAGAGGGCGACATCGACTTTCTACTCTCAGTCGCAAGCGAGTCGCTCGCAGTCCCACTCACGCGCGCAGACATGCTCAGCGCCTACTCGGGGCTGCGCCCCCTCGTCCGCTCCGTCAGTCGCACTGGCGGGGTATCCGAGCGCCCATCGGCCTCCGCGTCGAGACAGCACCTCGTACTCGACGCCCCCGGTACGCCAATCACCGTCACCGGCGGCAAGCTCACGGTGTACCGAAAGATGGCAGAGGATGCGGTCGACGCCGCGGTGCGCAGGCTCGGGAGAAGCCCTGCCGAACTGCCCGCGGTGACCAAGCGCGTGCCGCTCATCGGGTCGCCTGGGTCCGAGCACGGCCCTCGCGGCGCCGCCGCGGCACGGAGGCGCCCGTCGCCAGCCGCGGCGCTGCGCGAGAGCGCGCGGGCCGCCTCAGCGGTCTGGCCAGTCTCCGACGGCGCGACTGTCTCCCGCCTCGCCAGGGTGTACGGCTGGGAAGCTGAACGCGTCGCAGCGCTGGCGGCCGTGCATCCCGAGCTCGCGGCCGAGGTCGCGCCGGGTGCCGGGATCACGCGTGCCGAATTCGCGTTCGGGATCCTCGCGGAGGGCGCGGCCACTTCCGCAGACCTGCTCGCCCGCAGAACGCGGCTCGCACTCGACCCGCGGCTCGCTGCCGACGCAGAAGCGACGGCCGAGCAACTCCTCGACAGTTTCGCGTAG
- a CDS encoding TetR/AcrR family transcriptional regulator: MDTHSHRGSSVIARDEAILDAVSAGLRRYGPRKLTAQDVADTAGISRMTLYRAMGSMDNAILLTLTREFTRAVAELRAALPPIETSSGAARLAAFLGTGAEAFVASDLITCVLAEQPELIEPYLSGRLGRSQELVLEAIEELRQEGLDDGSIAAAAPTSLTLLLLVRGVALGAPLLQGDAFARAAKELSGIALAALSVGLPAAEAPPTTPVTIA; this comes from the coding sequence ATGGACACACATAGTCACAGGGGTTCTTCGGTCATCGCGCGCGACGAGGCGATCCTCGACGCGGTTTCCGCGGGGCTCCGCCGATATGGCCCGCGCAAGCTCACCGCGCAAGATGTGGCCGACACCGCCGGGATCTCACGAATGACGCTGTATCGCGCCATGGGAAGCATGGACAACGCGATCCTGCTCACCCTCACCCGCGAGTTCACGCGCGCGGTCGCCGAGCTGCGCGCGGCGCTGCCCCCAATTGAGACGAGTTCGGGGGCAGCACGACTTGCTGCGTTCCTCGGGACGGGCGCTGAAGCATTCGTCGCCTCAGATCTCATCACGTGCGTTCTCGCCGAGCAGCCCGAGCTCATCGAGCCCTATCTCAGCGGCAGGCTCGGACGCAGCCAGGAACTCGTGCTCGAGGCGATCGAGGAGCTGAGGCAGGAGGGGCTCGACGACGGTTCGATCGCCGCCGCCGCGCCCACGAGCCTCACGCTCCTGCTGCTCGTTCGCGGCGTCGCCCTTGGCGCTCCACTGCTGCAGGGCGACGCGTTCGCCCGCGCTGCGAAAGAACTCTCAGGGATCGCGCTCGCCGCACTCAGCGTCGGCCTGCCGGCGGCCGAGGCTCCCCCCACCACTCCCGTCACCATCGCATAG